The Macaca thibetana thibetana isolate TM-01 chromosome 9, ASM2454274v1, whole genome shotgun sequence region ACCACCAGCTGAGGCactgaagaaagaatcagtgtGCCTTGAGGAACATAATAAGGCAGAACTAAAAGACCAGATTCCAGAGACTGGGTTATGGCATCTGGGTAGTGGTTTGAGAAGGGCAGGCTTTGGCATCAATCAaaactgagtttgaatcctggctctggcaCTAGAAGTTTGTGTAATTCTGGGCACGTTTACTTatttctgggccttggttttcttatccatgaaaaggaataatagccaggcgcggtggcttaagcctgtaatcccagcactttgggaggccgagacgggcagatcacgaggtcaggagatcgagaccatcctggctaacatggtgaaaccccgtctctactaaaaagtacaaaaaaaaaaactagctgggcgaggtggcgggcgcctgtagtcccagctactctcgaggctgaggcaggagaacggcgggaaccagggaggcggagcttgcagcgagctgagatccggtcactgcactccagcctgggcaacagagcgagactctgtctcaaaaaaaaaaaaaaagaaaaagaaaaaaaaaaaaaaagaaaaggaataataataccAAATTCAGAGGTTTTTGGATGACTAAATGATATAATATCCTTAAAGCAATTTTCAGGGTCcaggaataaaataaatctccAATGTAGCTAGTGGGTACAAAGTTTCTTTTGGGAGTGAtgcaaatgttctaaaattagattatggtTACACAACTGTGTAAATATCTAAGAACCATTGAGTTgtatacttttttgtgtgtgtgaggggtgtctggctctgtcacccacgccagagtgcagtggagcaatctcggctccaCTCcgcctgcaacctccgcctcctaggttcaagtgattctcctgtctcaccctcccaagtagctgggactacaggcacacgccaccatgcctggataatttttgtatttttaaaaatgtttgttgttttggtttttttttttttttttttttttgagacagagtctcgctctgtcgcccaaactggaatacagtggtgcgatctcagctcactgcaacctccgcctcctgggttcaagcaattctcctgcctcagcctcctgagtagctgggattacaggtgcacaccaccacacccggctaatttttgtatttttagtagagatggggtttcaccatgtggttcaggttggtcttgaactcctgacctcatgatccacctgcctcagcctcccaaagtgctgggattacaggcatgagtcaccacagccaaccaaaaaaaaagtttgtttggTATTTTTTGCTCACATGATCCTCTATTGAAATATTTCGTTTTGTGCTTCTTCACTAGCTGGGCATATTCCACAGCACCACTGTTGATGTCATCTATGATATCATGAGGGTGGCGGCCATCAACATTACGGCCCACAGACTAGGGAGTtcccaggatttctttttttttttttttttttgagatggagtcttgctctgtcacccaggctggagtgcagtggcgcgatctgggctcaccgcaagctctgcctccttgggttcacgccattctcctgcctcagcctcccctccccaacagctgggactacaggcgcacgccgccacgcctggctattttttctttttcttttttgtatttttagtagagatgggagttcaccatgttagctaggatggtctcaatctcctgacttcatgatctgcccgccttagcctcccaaagtgctaggattacaggcgtgagccaccgcgcccagcccccaggATTTCTTTAAAGTTTCCAGAGTTCTCTGGCTAAAGATTGGTGACACCTCTGTCAAGCAATGTTGACGATCTCAACAAAAGTGATATTCCCACTGTGTTTaatgtgtttctgtttcttctgtctgTTGATGGTTCCTTGAGAGCTTTGATGAtcagggcagaggcagaaggcacCACCTCAGTCTGGGCCCATCTTTTCTGAATGTTCAATTTCACTGTAATCCTCAGGACTTTCCAGTCACCCCTTGCCTTGGCAATGTCATCACCAaccttttttagagacagacCCCGGGGGCCGATCTTGGGGGCCAGTGAAGAAGTGGCACTGACTACACCCCCAGTGCACCTCAGGTATACAACTTTAATCTTGTTGGGGTCGAACTTCGGTGGCATGGTGGAGGCGGCTCGTGTTGGATGAACCCAGATTCAGGATGACCAAAGAAAGTTGCACCTTGGCCTCTTCCGAGCTGAatgcaaaaaatgtatttttaaaaacaaacaaacagggccaagcacggtggctcatgcctgtaatcccagcactttggaaggccaaggcaggcagatcacctgaggtcaggagttcaagaccagcctggccaatatgatgaaacttcatctttactaaaaatacaaaaagttcgctgagtgtggtggtgcacctttcggagaatggctggaacctgggaggcagaggttgcagtgagccgagatcaggccactgaactccagcctgggcaacgagagcaaaaattccatctcaaaaaaaaaagatccagagGTAGGCAATCCAGGACCATGTCTGGGGCTTTTGAAAGACCcaggcaacaaaataaaagaaaaagagacaggcTTGCCCCCTTCCTCACAGGGTGACTTTACAAAGGTGTCACATAATATGGCCcacttggctgggcgtggtggctcatgcttgcaatcccagcactttgggaggctgaggcgggcagatcacctgaggtccggagttagagaccagcctgaccaacagggagaaattccgtctctattaaaaatacaaaattagccgggcatggtggcagcatgtctgtaatcctagctacttgggaggctgaggcaggagaatcgcttgaacccgggaggcaagggttgtagtgagccaagatcgagccattgcactctagcctgggcaacaagagcgaaactccgtctcaaaaaaaaaaaaaaaaaaaaaatatatatatatatatatatatatcccactTATATTTCATTGACCAGAACTTAATCACATGGCCCCATTTGGCTGCAAGAGAAGATGACAAATGAGTCTTATGGCTCTGGTACAGCTACAATTTGGGGTTTATTAAAGAGGAGAACAGTTTTTGGGAGGCAAACAGCAGCTTCTGCTATAGCTACTACTTGTGTAACAATGGAGGcagactataaataaataaactatctttgaaaagacacacaacacctgTAGTATAGTTTGCCTTTTGACTTTTGACCCATGTGGCTGTATTATCTACTCAAATAAGTAaaactagaattaaaaaaaaataccgaAGCCTAGCAAGATGGTGagattttgtctctacaaaacatacaaaaattatccaggcatggtggtgagtgcctgtagtcccagctaccggagTTCCACCCTAGTCTCCCTAGTAaggagaggatcactggagcctgggaggttgaggctgcagtgagtcatgactgagccactgcattccagcctgggtgacagagtgagactggtcttaaaaaaaaaaaatactgaatgatGGTACCCAACCATGTGTCTCCTGACTTACAGCTCTGTCGATACTGTCCCAGGCGTCCATGTGGACACCATGCTTCTGTGGATCTAAGACTGCCTCCTccgcagtgagccaaaatcacaccactgcactccagcctgggtgacagagcaagactccatctcaaaaaaaaaaagaaaaaaagaaaaaaaaaaaaaaaaaaaaaaaaaaaaaaaaaaagaaaaaaaaaaagaaaaaaaaaagaaaaaaacactgccTCCTCCAGACACCTACAAGCAATCATGTGGCAAGTCTGAGCATCTACTCTTCCATTCCCATTGCCAACCAGGTAGCAAGGATGGCACAGTCCCAGAAATGGGAGCACTAACTGCTTCAGCCTACATGGAGTCATCATCATGGTCCCTGAGACTTGGTCCTAACATGGCCATCTTTTACCTATGATCAACATACCATgagggggccgggcatggtggctcatgcctattatcccagcgctgtgggaggctgggctgagcagatcacttgagcccaggacttcaagaccagactggacaacatcacaaaaccccgtctctacaaaaaaaatcgcaaaaattagccgggtgtggtggtgcacacctatggttacagctttgggaggctaaggtgggaggattatttgagcacaggtggtggaggctacagtgagccatgattgttccattgcactctagcctaagcaacagagtaagaccctgtctcaaaaaaatgtatgtatgtatgtgtgtgtgtatatatatatatatatgcatacacacacacagagacacacacatacaccccatgAGAGATTTATTGACCCTTTGTCTTCCCATCTCTTTGTTCTTTTGCAGGGGATAGAGACCAGGTCTTGTTATAttgactggtctccaactctagggctcaagtgatacccctgcctcagcctcccagtgttgggattacaggcatgagccccgcGCTTGGCCTCTTCACACTTGATTCCTGTTCTAATGGTAGATCTTGCTGCGCCTATCATGACCCAACATCCATCACAGAGGTTCTCAATCACCAAGCTGCCAGCCTGAGCTGTAACCATAAAAAAtaatcccggccgggcgcggtggctcaagcctgtaatcccagcactttgggaggccgagacgggtggatcacgaggtcaggagatcgagaccaacctggtgaacatggtgaaaccccgtctctactaaaaaaaactacaaaaaactagccgggcgaggtggcgggcgcctgtagtcccagctactcgggaggctgaggcaggagaatggcgtgaacccgggaggcggagcttgcagtgagctgagatccggccactgcaactccagcccgggagacagagcgagactccgtctcaaaaaaaaaaaaaaaaaaaaaaaaaaaaaatcccatgcttCTCTGCCCTTGGTGTTTCTTGGTTTGTGGCAACATGCTTGACATATTGCCACATGGTATTCTCCtcatgtgtctgtgtccaaatttccttctttttataaggataccagtcccTTCATTAGgtcccaccctaatccagtatgacctcctTTTAGTTTGATTACATCCACAAAGatgctatttccaaataaggtcacactcaCAGGTTCTGAGTAGATAGAAATTTAGGAGAAGCTACTCAACCCAGTATACTATTCCAGCCTCCAACCTGAGGGCTGCATCCCTCTGAACTATCTCCCTAACCTAGAgacctttctccttttttaaatgacaaaatatccTCAGGAAATGCTGTgttaaatatactaaaaaaaggccgggcgcagtggctcacccctgtaatcccagcactttgaaaggccaaggcgggcgggttacttgagattaagagttcaagaacagcctggccaacatggtgaaaccccatctctactaaaaatacaaaaatgagccaggcattgtggcaggtgcctgtaatcccagccactcaggaggctgaagcaggagaatcccttgaaatcaggaggcggaggctgcagtgagccgagattgcaccagatAGCAAAACATTCTACACTGCTCCATCAGTGTTAGCTCCGAAGCCATCTAGTCATTTTAACTACTGGCTTCTAGACCCAACTGTTCTAattcccacccccactccccagtGTCTAACCGGTGGTTTATCTTTCCTGCCTAGTCAGCAGCTTCAAGACATTTTTAACTTTTGCCTTCCATGGCTTCCTCAGTTGCTAATCTactgaaatatgtttattttattttattttttgagatggaatatcactctgtcacccaggctagagtgccgtggcacagtctcgactcactgcaacctttgtctcctgggttcaagtgattctcctgcctcagtctcccaagtagctgggaatacagtggTCTGCCagcacgctcggctaatttttttttctttttcttttttttttttttagtagagacaggatttcaccatgttggccaggctggtctcgaactcctgacctcaggtgatccacccacctcagcctcccaaactgctgtgattacagataCGAGCCGCTGCACCTAGCCTACTGAGAGGTGTTTAATATCTCATTCTCATCTCTTAACACCTCGGTTTGAGTCccctaatctcttttttttttttgagatggagtttcactcttgttgcccaggctggcatgcaagggcgtgatctcggcttactgcaacctccccctcccgggttcaagtgattctcctgcctcagcctcccaagtagctgggattacaggcgcccaccaccacacccagctaattttgtgtgtatatgtgtgtgtgtgtgtgtgtgtgtgtatgtgttttgaggcggagtctcactctgtcaccaggctggagtgcagtggcacgatctcggctcactgcaacctctgcctcccaggttcaagccattctcctacctcagcctcctgagtggttgggactacaaGAGAGTGCcgccatactcagctaatttattttttgtatttttagtagagatggggtttcaccatgtcagccaggatggtgtcaatctcctgacttcgtgatccacccgcctcggcctcccaaactgctaggattacaggcgtgagccaccgcgcccggccgagtccCCTAATCTCTTGAATTTTCTCAGTACACATCCCTCTTCCCCAGTCAGCTGAGCCTCCATTTAGAAGGCTAGGAGGCAATGAAAGAACTGGTAAAGAAGCAACCCTGGGGCCAGGCGCGGaggccaggtgtgagccaccgcacccagcccagcccaatttccccttttgtttttctagacagagtctcactctgttgccaggctggagtgcagtggcacaatctcagctcactgcaacctccaccttcctcccaagttcaagcgattctcctgcctcagcctaccgagtagctgggactacaggcatgagccaccacacccagctaatttttgtatttttagtagagatggggtttcaccatgttggccagcatggtctcaatctgttgaccctcgggatctgcccgcctcggcctgccaaactgctgggattacaggcctgagtcacccaATTTCCCCTTTTCTATGGCTTATTGTTTCTAACACTTTATTGTAAAATTTTTCAAACAGCCAACAAAATTGAAATACGCTGTTACCCAGCACCTAGattctagtattttttaaattgagatatatttcacataacataaaattcaacattttaaagtgtacacttCAATAGTTTTTAGTTCTGTATATTCATTGTGTTGCACAAACATCACCactaatttcaaaacattttcataaccccaaaaagaaaactcttaacCATTAGCTGTTAGTCCTAATTCCCCCCTTCtcccatcccctggcaaccactaatctaccttctgtctctatggatttgtctattctggatgtttcatataaatagaattacacAATATGTTGCCTTTCCTGTCTGGCTTcgttcactcagcataatgttttcaacatTCATTCcttttgtagcatgtatcagtacttcattcctttttatggtgaataatactccattgtatgagTATACGACTTTTGATTCATCCATTTATCAGCTGataaatatttgggttgtttccactttttgactatcatgaataatgctgctatcaacatttgtgtacacatttttatgtgaacatatgttttcaattttctcagGTATATAGCTAAAAGTAGAATtgatgggtcatatggtaacattaacattttactatacATGTTTTATCACATATCTACCTATCTAACTATCTTTCTAATCCATCTATATTAATCCTCCTCACATTTTAGTGTACTTTGGAATAAATTGCAAACGTCAGCACACCTCACTCCAAACTCATCAGCATGTCTATTACTAGAATTCAATCTTtctttacaatttattttcttcatataaaatttacaatttttttctttttgttattttgtttttgtttttgtttttttgagacaggatctctctctgttgcccaggctggagtgcagtggcacaatcttggcttactgcaacctctgcctcttgggctcaagcaattctcctgcctcagcctcctgagcagctgggactacaggcgtgagccaccatgtccagctaatttttgtatttttagtagagatggggtttcaccatgttggccaggctgttctcaaactcctgacctcagctgatccactcacctcagcctctcaaagtgttgggattacaggcgtgagccaccgcacccagtctacTCAATGAGTTTTAACACATGCCTAAACCTGTGAAACCCAAATCAAGATATCAAGATTTAGAACATGTCCACCCTCCTGCAAGTTCCCTCTGTCTATTCAGTGTCAGAGTGTCAGTCCTGCCCCTGCTCTACCTTTTTCAAAGGCAACCAGTCTTCTGATGTTTTCCCCACTGTAAGTTACTTTCcctgttctagaacttcatataaacagaaacatatGAGGTATATCTGCTtctatctggcttctttcacttagcatactgtttTTAAGCTTCATGTTACTGCATGCAGCAATATTCAGTCCTCTTTGTTGCTGAACTGTTTTCTGTCATCATCCTGTGTGAATGTACAATAGGTTGTTtgtccattcacctgttgatgaacacttgggcCATTTCActtttggcttttatgaataaaacTCCTTTGatgtgagccaacatcgtgccactgcactccagcctgggtgaaagaaggagatctgtctcaattaaaaagaaaaacaaaaaaaggcagggtgcagtggctcacgcctgtaatcccagcactttgggaggccgaggcaggtggatcacctgaggtcgggagtttgggaccagcctgaccaacatggagaaacctcatttctactaaaaatacaaaattatccgggcatggtgatgcatgccggtaatccagctactcaggaggctgaggcaggagacttgcttgaacccaggaggtggaggttgtggcaacaagagcgaaactctgtctcaaaaaaaaaaaaaaaaaaaaaacgactaGCAACTAGCAacctaggccgggcacagtggctcacgtctgtaatcccagcactttgggaggctgaggcaggtggatcacctgaggtcaggagttcgagaccagcctggccaacatggtgaaaccccgtctctactaaaaatacaaaaattagccgggcgtggtggtgggcgcctgtaattccagctactcgggaggctgaggcaggagatttgcttgaacccaggaggcggaggttgtagtgagtggagatgaaaccactgcactccagcctgggcgacagagcgagactccctctcaaaaacaaacaaacaaaaaagactagcaacctcctcctctccagCAATGCCAACCCCAGTCCAGGCCCCCATCCGCCCAGGATCTCGATCAAGAAACATTAATCCGTGGCCTTTCTTTGCCATTTCCAACTCTGCCACCTCCATCGCACGACAAggtccccttcttccttcccattcCCGTCAGTTTCCCTAATCTCCGTACAAATCCCTAGCCTGACTCCTTTTCCTTTCCATCCTCACCAGACACCCGCATGCCGGACCTCAAAAGCGCAAACGCTAAAACCCGGTTGAGTTGACGCACGGAGAGAAGGGGTGTGTGGGTCGGTGTGTgtgttactgtgtgtgtgtgtgcttgtgtgtggaaGAAACCAACAAGGTCCACGCTGGTGTCCATTTCTGGAAATGCCAATCGCGCCTGACTGCGAGAGCCAGGATCAGGTCCCCAGGGCGCCCTTGCAGACAGCACCCTGAGCGAAGGAGCTCAGAAGGCAGTCCGGCTTCACCCAGACCCCCAGTCCCGCAGAAGCCCCGTCCCCCAGCGGCACAGCACCCCCTCCCCGGCGCGGTGGTAGGGCCCAGCGCGACGTCACCCATTGTTTACAAATCAACCCGAGCCGGCAGGATTCCGGCTCCCGCGGCTGCAGGCGCGCGGCTGGAGTGACTGGCGGGCTTCGGCTTCCGCGTCCGCCACGGCCCCTGCCCCGGCCCCGGCCACGGCCCCGGCATCGTCTTCAGCTCCGCGCCCGCTCCGCCGCGGCCCACCGCACCCGCCGGCAGTCGAGCCCCCAGCGACGCCCGCACAGCTCCGGGTGCCCGGACAGGGGGCCATGCCTTGccggagggaggaggaagaggaagccgGCGAGGAGgcggagggggaggaagaggaggaggacagcTTCCTCCTGCTGCAGCAGTCGGTGGCGCTGGGCAGCTCGGGCGAGGTGGACCGGCTGGTGGCCCAGATCGGCGAGACGCTGCAGCTGGACGCGGCGCAGGACAGCCCGGCCTCGCCGTGCGCGCCCCCGGGGGCGCCGCTGCGGGCCCCGGGACCCCTGGCTGCGGCGGTGCCGGCGGACAAGGCCAGGCCCCCGGCGGTGCCGCTGCTGCTGCCTCCCGCGTCGGCTGAGACTGTGGGCCCGGCGCCCCCTGGGGTCCTGCGCTGCGCCCTGGGGGACCGCGGCCGCGTGCGGGGCCGCGCTGCGCCCTACTGCGTGGCGGAGCTCGCCACAGGCCCCAGCGCGCTGTCCCCACTGCCCCCTCAGGCCGACTTCGATGGGCCTCCGGGTGCTGGCAAGCAGGGCGTCCCGCAGCCGCTGTCGGGTCCGTGCCGGCGAGGATGGCTCCGGGGCGCCGCCGCCTCCCGCCGCCTGCAGCAGCGACGCGGGTCCCAACCAGAAACCCGCACAGGCGACGACGACCCGCACCGGCTCCTGCAGCAGCTAGTGCTCTCTGGAAACCTCATCAAGGAGGCCGTGCGAAGGCTTCATTCGCGACGGCTGCAGTTACGTGCAAAGCTTCCCCAACGCCCGCTCCTGGGACCTCTGTCGGCCCCGGTGCATGAACCCCCTTCACCTCGCAGCCCTCGCGCGGCCTGCAGTGACCCTGGCGCCTCCGGGAGGGCGCAGCTCAGAACTGGCGACGGCGTTCTTGTCCCTGGCAGCTAACAC contains the following coding sequences:
- the FRAT1 gene encoding proto-oncogene FRAT1, which translates into the protein MPCRREEEEEAGEEAEGEEEEEDSFLLLQQSVALGSSGEVDRLVAQIGETLQLDAAQDSPASPCAPPGAPLRAPGPLAAAVPADKARPPAVPLLLPPASAETVGPAPPGVLRCALGDRGRVRGRAAPYCVAELATGPSALSPLPPQADFDGPPGAGKQGVPQPLSGPCRRGWLRGAAASRRLQQRRGSQPETRTGDDDPHRLLQQLVLSGNLIKEAVRRLHSRRLQLRAKLPQRPLLGPLSAPVHEPPSPRSPRAACSDPGASGRAQLRTGDGVLVPGS